The following proteins come from a genomic window of Falco rusticolus isolate bFalRus1 chromosome 9, bFalRus1.pri, whole genome shotgun sequence:
- the ZNF511 gene encoding zinc finger protein 511, with protein sequence MLPTSGHHSPPPTDSSPLSRDARASQEPGDAAGPSASQPLPTSARPGGPRRPRRPLAAPQRRPYLPARKCRRRRPEARPARARSPAAAARPRAPPPAPGAMLRLPAGLRRRLREGPPPPPAPPPPRAPPAPPAPPFAFAPRRLRLGAHHPVLEDGDVHRHLYLQGVLTSLAEVAERPKVSEFSCHISGCCQVFDTVEGYEHHYNTLHRNVCSFCKRSFPSGHLLDIHILEWHDSLFQIMAEKQNMYKCLVEGCAEKFKSSKDRKDHLVTVHLYPADFRFDRPKKVKSGPKHVSSPTKQGARVPVDVSMETSEQFQVDPMETGPSENMEIPQPAASPGPSVPEKRLYKSRIPSTICFGQGATRGFKGPRKKV encoded by the exons ATGCTCCCTACGAGCGGTCACCACAGCCCCCCGCCCACCGACTCCTCACCCCTATCACGGGATGCGAGAGCTTCCCAAGAGCCGGGTGACGCGGCGGGTCCCTCGGCTTCCCAGCCGCTTCCCACCTCGGCCCGCCCGGGGGGCCCGCGACGGCCGCGGCGGCCCCTGGCAGCGCCTCAGCGCCGGCCCTACCTGCCCGCCCGGAAGTGCCGCCGCCGGCGACCGGAAGCGCGACCCGCGCGTGCGCGCTCCCCCGCGGCTGCCGCCCGgccgcgcgccccgccccccgcgcccggcgcCATGCTGCGGCTGCCGgccgggctgcgccgccgccTGCGGGaggggccgcccccgccccccgcgccgcccccgccccgcgccccgccggccccgccggccccgccctTCGCCTTCGCCCCCCGCCGCCTGCGCCTCGGCGCGCACCACCCGGTCCTCGAG GATGGGGACGTGCACAGGCACCTCTACCTCCAGGGTGTCCTCACCAGCCTGGCGGAGGTGGCGGAGAGACCCAA GGTGTCTGAATTCAGTTGTCACATCTCTGGATGCTGCCAGGTCTTTGATACAGTGGAAGGCTACGAGCACCACTACAACACGCTGCACAGGAACGTCTGCTCGTTCTGCAAGCGTTCCTTTCCATCTGGACATCTCTTGGATATTCACATCTTAGAGTGGCATGACTCACTTTTCCAGATAATGGCTGAGAAGCAAAACATG TACAAGTGTTTGGTAGAAGGCTGTGCAGAGAAGTTCAAGAGCAGCAAGGACAGAAAGGATCACTTGGTCACTGTTCACCTTTATCCTGCTGACTTTCGGTTTGATAGAccaaagaaagtgaaaag TGGCCCCAAGCATGTGAGCTCTCCCACGAAGCAGGGTGCCCGCGTGCCAGTAGATGTGAGCATGGAGACGTCGGAACAGTTCCAAGTGGACCCCATGGAAACAGGGCCCAGTGAGAACATGGAGATCcctcagcctgcagccagccctggacCCTCGGTGCCAGAGAAACGACTGTATAAATCCAG GATCCCATCCACAATTTGCTTTGGACAAGGTGCTACCCGAGGATTTAAAGGACCAAGGAAGAAAGTCTGA